The Fusarium musae strain F31 chromosome 10, whole genome shotgun sequence DNA window GAGGGCTACTGGCTCTCAGCCCATGAACGACAATGCTGCACCAAGAGGTGAATCGTACGGAATGGCCTTGTATCCTCGCGCTGCCCAGTTCAACCATTCTTGCCTACCAAATGTAAGCGAATAGACATGATGAAACGCCGCGTGAATGTGACACTGACAGGTTCCATAGGTCACTCACAAACCCGACGGCCAAGCGCGAATGGTCTATACAGCAGCCCGTGACATCACAAAGGGCGAAGAATGCATGATCACATACTTCGACCTCACAGTGCATACGGCCCTCTCAAGTAGACAGAATCATACACAAGAGCAGTTTCAGTTCAAATGTACTTGCGAAAGATGTCtgaaggaagaagcagaagaaaatCTCGAGGGGATGGACTCACTGCCATTTGGCTTTTGAGAGATCGTGCACGGAAAGGCGTTTGGAATCTGGGAAATGAGTTGAAAATATATCATGACTTTAGGACAGCTAAAACAATCTCATACGAAATCATGATGTGTTATACAAGATTAATTGTGGCTTAAGAGCTATGAATTCAAGCGTCCTGCTACCTGTGTGTTCTGTCTTAGCTTTATTAGTCCTTTAAGGACCAAACGTAGACCGAGACATGCTTTCAGCTACATTCCATGTTCATAATCGGACATTGGGCGACCCCCGATGCGAAAATGATCAAAAATGATTCAACTAACGTTAGGTGAAACTTGAAGCCTACAATATGATTCGTTGTGGAGTCTTGTTTCGTGGGGGCACGAACCGTTATCTCGGGGTCTCGGACGAAGAACGGACAAAATTCAGAAAGAAGACACGGACTTCCAGCCCACTGCCCATGACCGAGTGTCCACTAGCCACGACCTTGATCGATCTTTAGCTGATTACCCATAGGCTGTCGGGTGTGAAGTTGGCCCGTCTGAGCCATGATAGGCTGAAATCAATTCAATCGGGCTCATTTTGATCCGATCGTGTCATGATAGCTTTCTTGGCGGAAGGTCTTTCGACAATAGTGGAGCAAGTCGGGtgtatataagtaagtactgaaagacaaagacgatGCGGAATACTAAGCGCCAATCAGCACCTCTTGTTATCAGTATGAAGGTTCTCGTCATCCTTGCTCATCCTGAGCCCCAATCCTTCAATGGCTCTCTTTTCCAAGTCTCTGTCAACGAGctcaaagctcaaggtcaCCAAGTCAAGACCTCAGACCTGTACTCGATGAAATGGAAAACTGAGATTGATCGCGCAGACTTTCCTGATCTAGCGACCGATGCCCGTCTCAAGGTTGCTTACGCATCAAGGGATTCATACACATCAGGGAACCTCACCAAGGACGTCAAAACCGAACAAGAAAAGCTACTCTGGGCCGATGTCGTCCTATTTCACTTTCCCCTCTGGTGGTATACTATGCCCGCCATTCTAAAGGGCTGGGTCGAAAGAGTGTTTTCTATGGGTTTCGCTTATGGATATGGTGAACATAGCGATAAGCATTACGGCGACAGATATGGCGAGGGAGTGTTTGCGGGAAAGCGAGCAATGCTTGTCGTTACTGCAGGGGGCCAAAAAGAGCACTTCTCGACACGTGGAATCGCGGGTCCCATTGACGACTTACTATTCCCTATCAATCATGGGGTGCTATACTATCCCGGGTTTCAGGTTCTTCCATCTCACATCGTTTATCAGACTGATAGACTGGATGAAGCTGGATTTGAGAAGGAAGCGGAGGCGCTTCGTGAGAAGCTGAGGCATTTAGAAACCACTAAGCCCATTGCTTATAGGTCACAAAATGGAGGTGAATATGAGATACCCTCCTTGACTCTGAAGCCAGGGTTGGAGGGGAAAAACGCGAGTGGGTTTTCGATACACATTCGTGACGGCGGAGTTG harbors:
- a CDS encoding hypothetical protein (EggNog:ENOG41), with amino-acid sequence MRNTKRQSAPLVISMKVLVILAHPEPQSFNGSLFQVSVNELKAQGHQVKTSDLYSMKWKTEIDRADFPDLATDARLKVAYASRDSYTSGNLTKDVKTEQEKLLWADVVLFHFPLWWYTMPAILKGWVERVFSMGFAYGYGEHSDKHYGDRYGEGVFAGKRAMLVVTAGGQKEHFSTRGIAGPIDDLLFPINHGVLYYPGFQVLPSHIVYQTDRLDEAGFEKEAEALREKLRHLETTKPIAYRSQNGGEYEIPSLTLKPGLEGKNASGFSIHIRDGGVANE